From Sander lucioperca isolate FBNREF2018 chromosome 14, SLUC_FBN_1.2, whole genome shotgun sequence, the proteins below share one genomic window:
- the LOC116057121 gene encoding uncharacterized protein LOC116057121, translated as MEIMADKEVLLKTLEDLADEEFKKFKWFLQDPVILVGSQAIPKNQLENAERTDTVDKIIQTFSHQSVEVVKKVLKKIHRNDLVEKLSSISTGEQDVFQRRKSEACSLPNTLLEVPVSPQIPTPPQTTSPSATTLPGPSKPTALLQSPPVDKAQNTSSKYDNITCKVLIQSGSPTLYQLIPKEEKIESLTRMTLGEKNPNEKNKTILLVGETGTGKSTLVNALVNYAMGVEWEDDVWFKIVEDEKRSQGESQTSDVIVYQIFGFEDKTLPYSLTIIDTPGYGDTTGIEHDAIVSQQFFDLFHSVDGVHEVDAVGLVMKGSENRLNDRLRYIFDSVMSLFGKDIEKNIVTLITHSNGVTPENVLKALKAAKFRCAKDEKNQPVHFLFDNCQNELRTENTMYLKNADEISMKGMSQFTDFLNIPLHQNLKTTVEVLKARIGLTDGIKNLQERIQSIDLKQEEIKQTQEALNIHKEEMKNNEKFTEEVDEPYKVKQKVSRERRWWALGLNHGGAVCCTVCKENCHYPCTLAWYPEHCWIMKDGRCTVCTGKCPASDHVKEKQCTDCEGKCSDESSHVKKHWIYVTKTRKVQKTEQDVKDKYEQNKAEREIKLSLLETLEKNMEELQKDKDRLLEESFQHVVQLEQIALKVDAVSTQVDLDFLIEKMKEKGDMEKKKKLEEMKRLMDKDKGIKAALRYKFGKLREAVGI; from the exons ATGGAGATAATGGCTGATAAAGAGGTGCTTTTGAAGACACTGGAAGATTTGGCAGATGAAGAATTCAAGAAGTTCAAGTGGTTCCTGCAGGATCCTGTCATCCTGGTGGGATCCCAAGCCATCCCAAAGAACCAACTAGAAAACGCAGAAAGGACAGACACAGTCGATAAGATCATACAGACCTTCAGCCATCAGTCTGTAGAAGTGGTGAAGAAGGTTTTAAAGAAAATTCATAGGAATGATCTGGTGGAGAAATTATCAAGCATCAGCACAGGAGAACAAG ACGTGTTTCAGAGGAGGAAATCTGAGGCCTGTTCTCTGCCCAACACATTGTTGGAGGTCCCAGTCTCTCCACAGATCCCTACCCCACCCCAGACCACCAGCCCCAGTGCAACCACACTGCCTGGACCGTCTAAACCTACCGCCCTGCTTCAGAGCCCTCCGGTGGACAAAGCTCA GAACACCTCATCCAAATATGACAACATCACCTGCAAAGTTCTTATCCAATCAGGATCTCCCACTCTCTACCAGCTGATACCAAAGGAAGAGAAGATTGAATCTCTGACAAGAATGACTCTTGGtgaaaaaaatccaaacgagaaaaacaaaaccatCTTACTTGTTGGTGAAACAGGAACAGGAAAATCTACTCTGGTCAACGCTCTGGTCAACTACGCCATGGGAGTGGAGTGGGAGGATGATGTCTGGTTTAAGATCGTAGAAGACGAGAAGAGAAGTCAGGGTGAAAGTCAGACATCAGATGTGATCGTGTACCAGATCTTTGGTTTTGAAGATAAAACTCTGCCCTACTCTCTGACCATCATCGATACTCCTGGATACGGAGACACCACAGGGATTGAACACGACGCCATCGTCAGTCAACAATTTTTTGACTTGTTTCACTCAGTCGATGGAGTTCATGAGGTTGATGCAGTTGGTCTGGTGATGAAAGGGAGTGAGAATCGACTGAATGACCGTCTGAGGTACATCTTTGATTCAGTGATGTCTCTGTTTGGAAAAGACATAGAGAAGAACATTGTCACTCTCATAACACACTCAAATGGTGTGACACCTGAAAATGTTCTAAAAGCTCTCAAGGCTGCGAAGTTTAGATGTGCCAAAGATGAGAAGAATCAGCcggttcacttcctgtttgatAACTGCCAAAATGAACTCAGGACAGAGAACACAATGTATCTCAAAAATGCAGATGAAATATCAATGAAAGGAATGAGTCAGTTCACAGATTTCCTGAATATACCTTTGCATCAGAACCTGAAGACAACTGTTGAAGTGTTGAAGGCTCGCATCGGACTGACAGATGGTATCAAAAACCTGCAAGAGAGAATTCAGTCGATTGATCTAAAACAGGAAGAAATCAAGCAGACTCAGGAAGCTCTGAACATACATAAAGAAGAGATGAAGAACAATGAGAAGTTCACTGAAGAAGTTGATGAGccctacaaagttaaacaaAAAGTCAGCAGAGAGAGGAGGTGGTGGGCACTTGGGTTAAATCATGGAGGAGCTGTCTGCTGTACTGTCTGTAAGGAGAACTGTCACTATCCATGCACACTGGCCTGGTATCCAGAACACTGTTGGATCATGAAAGATGGACGCTGCACTGTATGTACCGGGAAGTGTCCTGCATCAGATCATGTGAAGGAAAAACAATGCACTGACTGTGAGGGTAAGTGTTCAGATGAATCAAGTCATGTCAAAAAACACTGGATCTATGTGACCAAGACAAGGAAAGTTCAGAAGACCGAACAAGATGTGAAGGACAAGTATGAACAGAACAAAGCAGAAAGGGAGATAAAGTTGAGCCTTTTGGAAACTCTTGAGAAAAACATGGAAGAACTTCAGAAAGACAAAGATCGGTTGTTGGAAGAGTCCTTTCAGCATGTTGTCCAACTGGAGCAGATCGCCCTGAAGGTTGATGCAGTATCCACTCAGGTTGACTTGGACTTCCTGATTGAGAAGATGAAGGAGAAAGGAGAcatggagaagaagaagaaactggAAGAGATGAAACGTCTAATGGATAAAGATAAAGGAATCAAAGCAGCGCTGCGCTACAAGTTTGGTAAACTAAGAGAAGCTGTTGGTATTTAA